A genomic window from Dermacentor silvarum isolate Dsil-2018 chromosome 9, BIME_Dsil_1.4, whole genome shotgun sequence includes:
- the LOC119464171 gene encoding alpha-crystallin A chain: MSSLFTSSRLSDELDDLRSRLNDQYSRLDREYRCYENRYHDIRRRLFDGSPLKPSVWTSLSNDSERFCLRLDVGHFDSDDLEVKTVDNQVVIHGKHGERTDELGVISREFTRKCTLPKDVQPEAVKCSITSDGFLIIEAPKRSDKPHGQERVVPITVVESSTNAATTSTSTGTNHQPSAPGTSGKKTTTTATTAMSSGSTAGTESRTSSSTHMVTTTSSKSSFLKNGMGPGTSTGAISKVK, translated from the exons ATGTCCTCGCTGTTCACGAGCAGCCGCCTGTCGGACGAGTTGGACGACCTTCGTAGTAGGCTGAACGACCAGTACTCGCGGCTGGACCGCGAGTACCGGTGCTACGAGAACCGGTACCACGACATCCGGCGCAGGCTGTTCGACGGCAGTCCGCTCAAGCCTTCCGTGTGGACCTCGCTCTCCAACGACTCCGAACGCTTCTGCCTGCGACTGGACGTCGGCCATTTCGACAGCGATGACCTCGAG GTTAAGACCGTCGACAACCAGGTTGTGATCCACGGCAAGCACGGCGAGCGCACCGACGAGCTCGGGGTCATCTCGCGCGAGTTCACGCGAAAGTGCACCCTGCCCAAGGACGTGCAGCCCGAGGCGGTCAAGTGCTCCATCACCTCGGACGGGTTCCTCATCATCGAGGCGCCCAAGCGCAGCGACAAGCCGCACGGCCAGGAGCGGGTCGTGCCCATTACGGTGGTCGAGAGCTCGACGAACGCTGCCACCACCAGCACCAGCACCGGCACGAACCACCAGCCCAGCGCTCCTGGTACATCGGGCAagaagaccacgacgacggcgaccACGGCCATGAGCTCCGGGAGCACGGCGGGAACGGAGAGCCGGACGTCTTCGAGCACGCACATGGTGACAACCACGTCGTCGAAGTCGTCCTTTCTGAAGAACGGCATGGGGCCTGGGACCAGCACTGGCGCCATCAGCAAGGTCAAGTAG